Proteins from one Carassius auratus strain Wakin linkage group LG28B, ASM336829v1, whole genome shotgun sequence genomic window:
- the LOC113067467 gene encoding epithelial membrane protein 1 codes for MLILLAAIFLLHIACICLLLAATIHNAWWMTDTMSTDIWSRWILTPAGNWNYTDIPALYPKEYLQAVQASSVLACIFCILGLFVFVAQLYTLPKGKRFLFTGAFQLLAWLCIMIAASIYTEIFHKDKDPGWYGASFILAWISVCLTFISCITYFVLRKKTA; via the exons ATGTTGATCTTACTCGCTGCCATCTTCCTTCTCCACATCGCCTGCATCTGTCTGCTGCTGGCCGCCACCATTCATAAC gcctGGTGGATGACCGACACGATGTCCACTGATATTTGGTCTCGCTGGATACTGACTCCTGCTGGAAACTGGAACTACACTGATATTCCTGCTTTATATCCTAAAG AGTATCTGCAGGCGGTCCAGGCCAGCTCTGTGCTCGCATGCATCTTCTGCATCCTGGGCCTGTTCGTGTTCGTGGCTCAGCTCTACACACTACCTAAAGGGAAGCGCTTCCTGTTCACCGGAGCATTCCAGCTGCTGGCCT GGCTGTGCATCATGATCGCGGCCTCCATCTACACAGAGATCTTCCATAAAGACAAGGACCCGGGCTGGTACGGAGCCTCCTTCATCCTGGCCTGGATCTCCGTCTGTCTCACCTTCATCTCCTGCATCACCTACTTCGTCCTGCGCAAGAAGACGGCGTGA